A genomic segment from Salvia splendens isolate huo1 chromosome 13, SspV2, whole genome shotgun sequence encodes:
- the LOC121761935 gene encoding NEDD8-conjugating enzyme Ubc12-like isoform X1 produces MFLILSLCFIAVYEVCSCIIPLGTMIRLFKVKEKQRELAESANGKPPVKKQSAGELRLQKDISELNLPKTCTFSFPNGKDELMTFEVTIRPDEGYYLSGTFVFSFQISPIYPHEAPKVKCKTKVYHPNIDLDGNVCLNILREDWKPVLNINTIIYGLYHLFTEPNHEDPLNHDAAAVLRDNPKMFESNARRAMAGGYVGQTFFPRCI; encoded by the exons ATGTTTCTTATATTGTCTCTATGCTTCATAGCTGTCTACGAAGTGTGTTCCTGTATTATACCTTTAGGAACCATGATTAGGTTGTTCAAAGTAAAGGAAAAACAGAGAGAACTTGCAGAAAGTGCTAATGGGAAGCCTCCAGTGAAGAAACAAAGTGCTGGAGAACTACGTCTTCAAAAAG ACATCAGTGAACTGAACCTACCAAAAACCTGTACCTTTTCATTCCCTAATGGCAAGGACGAGCTAATGACTTTTGAAGTTACCATTCGTCCTGATGAAGGATATTATCT GAGTGGAACTTTTGTTTTCTCATTTCAAATTTCACCCATCTATCCGCATGAGGCACCAAAGGTAAAATGCAAGACAAAG GTATACCATCCCAATATTGACTTGGATGGAAACGTCTGTCTAAACATTCTTCGAGAAGATTGGAAACCTGTCCTTAACATAAACACCATCATTTACGGGTTGTATCACCTTTTCACG GAACCCAATCACGAGGATCCGCTCAATCATGATGCTGCTGCTGTGTTGAGAGACAACCCGAAAATGTTTGAATCTAATGCTAGGAGAGCAATGGCTGGTGGCTATGTTGGACAAACATTCTTCCCTCGCTGCATATAG
- the LOC121761935 gene encoding NEDD8-conjugating enzyme Ubc12-like isoform X2, producing MFLILSLCFIAVYEVCSCIIPLGTMIRLFKVKEKQRELAESANGKPPVKKQSAGELRLQKDISELNLPKTCTFSFPNGKDELMTFEVTIRPDEGYYLSGTFVFSFQISPIYPHEAPKVYHPNIDLDGNVCLNILREDWKPVLNINTIIYGLYHLFTEPNHEDPLNHDAAAVLRDNPKMFESNARRAMAGGYVGQTFFPRCI from the exons ATGTTTCTTATATTGTCTCTATGCTTCATAGCTGTCTACGAAGTGTGTTCCTGTATTATACCTTTAGGAACCATGATTAGGTTGTTCAAAGTAAAGGAAAAACAGAGAGAACTTGCAGAAAGTGCTAATGGGAAGCCTCCAGTGAAGAAACAAAGTGCTGGAGAACTACGTCTTCAAAAAG ACATCAGTGAACTGAACCTACCAAAAACCTGTACCTTTTCATTCCCTAATGGCAAGGACGAGCTAATGACTTTTGAAGTTACCATTCGTCCTGATGAAGGATATTATCT GAGTGGAACTTTTGTTTTCTCATTTCAAATTTCACCCATCTATCCGCATGAGGCACCAAAG GTATACCATCCCAATATTGACTTGGATGGAAACGTCTGTCTAAACATTCTTCGAGAAGATTGGAAACCTGTCCTTAACATAAACACCATCATTTACGGGTTGTATCACCTTTTCACG GAACCCAATCACGAGGATCCGCTCAATCATGATGCTGCTGCTGTGTTGAGAGACAACCCGAAAATGTTTGAATCTAATGCTAGGAGAGCAATGGCTGGTGGCTATGTTGGACAAACATTCTTCCCTCGCTGCATATAG
- the LOC121761935 gene encoding NEDD8-conjugating enzyme Ubc12-like isoform X3, with protein MIRLFKVKEKQRELAESANGKPPVKKQSAGELRLQKDISELNLPKTCTFSFPNGKDELMTFEVTIRPDEGYYLSGTFVFSFQISPIYPHEAPKVKCKTKVYHPNIDLDGNVCLNILREDWKPVLNINTIIYGLYHLFTEPNHEDPLNHDAAAVLRDNPKMFESNARRAMAGGYVGQTFFPRCI; from the exons ATGATTAGGTTGTTCAAAGTAAAGGAAAAACAGAGAGAACTTGCAGAAAGTGCTAATGGGAAGCCTCCAGTGAAGAAACAAAGTGCTGGAGAACTACGTCTTCAAAAAG ACATCAGTGAACTGAACCTACCAAAAACCTGTACCTTTTCATTCCCTAATGGCAAGGACGAGCTAATGACTTTTGAAGTTACCATTCGTCCTGATGAAGGATATTATCT GAGTGGAACTTTTGTTTTCTCATTTCAAATTTCACCCATCTATCCGCATGAGGCACCAAAGGTAAAATGCAAGACAAAG GTATACCATCCCAATATTGACTTGGATGGAAACGTCTGTCTAAACATTCTTCGAGAAGATTGGAAACCTGTCCTTAACATAAACACCATCATTTACGGGTTGTATCACCTTTTCACG GAACCCAATCACGAGGATCCGCTCAATCATGATGCTGCTGCTGTGTTGAGAGACAACCCGAAAATGTTTGAATCTAATGCTAGGAGAGCAATGGCTGGTGGCTATGTTGGACAAACATTCTTCCCTCGCTGCATATAG